One Aspergillus oryzae RIB40 DNA, chromosome 2 genomic window carries:
- a CDS encoding uncharacterized protein (predicted protein): protein MGDSLSQVPEGLVGGYQGGLAVKILMVVFSSIALYNAIELIILIFLVFNQYAGLYFWAMLLSNVLGVIPHAVGFLLEFFAKGPLWFAVTLATIGFYFMVPGQSIVLYSRLHLVVQNPKVLRQVRYMIIFNTIVLLIPTTILTYTTIYVRTEPIIRGYNVMERMQLAWFCAQEMLISCIYIWETTNLLRLRPDKDPGRRKIMYELITINVIIVLLDVALLVLEYVGFYALQTTLKAAVYSVKLKLEFAVLRKLVLLVNTRPSDTSSTDHEEYPNFVDPEQLTGDITHAAPVRARTRSRYPWSAISMDSLDRSERRGYSSETTRPP, encoded by the coding sequence ATGGGCGACTCGCTGTCGCAGGTGCCCGAGGGCCTCGTTGGTGGCTATCAAGGGGGCCTTGCGGTGAAAATCCTGATGGTCGTCTTTAGCTCAATTGCTCTGTATAACGCCATCGAGCTCATCATTCTAATCTTCCTTGTCTTCAACCAGTATGCAGGGCTGTACTTCTGGGCGATGCTGTTGTCCAATGTACTCGGTGTCATACCCCATGCTGTCGGCTTCTTGCTGGAATTCTTTGCGAAAGGGCCTCTGTGGTTCGCAGTCACCCTCGCCACGATCGGTTTCTATTTTATGGTTCCCGGGCAGTCGATCGTCCTCTATTCTCGGCTTCACTTGGTCGTGCAGAATCCCAAGGTTCTTCGGCAAGTTCGGTACATgatcatcttcaacaccatcGTTTTGCTGATTCCAACGACCATCCTCACCTATACCACTATCTACGTGCGCACCGAACCTATAATCCGCGGCTACAATGTTATGGAAAGGATGCAATTGGCTTGGTTTTGTGCGCAGGAAATGTTGATTTCTTGCATATATATTTGGGAGACGACCAACCTTCTGCGGCTGCGGCCGGACAAAGATCCCGGCCGGAGAAAGATCATGTATGAATTGATTACGATCAACGTAATCATCGTGCTCCTAGATGTAGCGCTTCTGGTGTTGGAATACGTCGGTTTTTACGCTCTTCAGACCACACTTAAAGCTGCAGTCTACAGTGTGAAGCTGAAGCTGGAATTCGCTGTGTTGCGAAAGCTCGTCTTGCTCGTCAATACTCGCCCCTCCGACACAAGTTCCACCGACCACGAAGAGTATCCTAATTTCGTGGATCCAGAGCAACTGACGGGTGATATCACGCATGCGGCACCAGTCCGTGCCCGGACTCGTTCTCGGTATCCATGGAGCGCCATCTCAATGGACAGCTTGGACCGGTCGGAGCGCCGAGGATATTCTTCTGAGACCACACGCCCGCCATAA
- the fphA gene encoding putative sensor histidine kinase/response regulator (bacteriophytochrome (light-regulated signal transduction histidine kinase)), giving the protein MESNADPTPAVKQGSREGACEIAQLVQEVPAADISAKYGSENEVSLGVAERVYPIRSMVFVDPSSTTASSDDPISPVRGARQYSIIDSRTWDQLQSQRKSDTEGIAPSIEAAQLLPTEAPGSGSETLVQSPATPTNASLGSPAENNGTSHLVTTRFKHVETDDGHAVLTGRTVDSFRACEDEPIHIPGAIQTFGAMLALREESEGKLVVRVVSENSESILGYSPHSLFALENFCDILDEDQTETLLDHVDFIRDEAYDPSADGPEVFIMSVTNPAGQAVRLWCAIHVNSANPGLIICEFELEDDRINPISGSSGPSPSVPVDTLGVEFTPEQFAESTINISQPLRLLRNARRRKGEAAAMEVFSIVSQVQEQMNRAETLDLLLNTTVGIVKELTGFHRILIYQFDSQCNGVVVAELVDPRVTVDLYKGLHFPASDIPKQARDLYRINRVRLLYDREQVTARLVCRTTEDLERPLDMTHAYLRAMSPIHLKYLANMEVRASMSISINGPNELWGLISCHSYDTGMRVSFPLRKMCRLIGETLARNIERVSYASRLQARKLINTVPTDANPSGYIVASSDDLLKLFDADFGALSIRDETKILGGSTHQEMLALLEYLRMRRINSVLASHNIRKDFTDLKYPPGFKCISGLLYVPLSADGTDFMAFFRRGRLTEIKWGGNPYEQKEKIGRLEPRQSFQIWKETVLDQSREWTDSDVETAAVLCLVYGKFIKVWRQNEEAMHGSQLTKLLLANSAHEVRTPLNAVVNYLEIALEGALDKETRDNLTKSYSASKSLIYVINDLLDLTNTEKGQDLIKDEPFDLEATFKEATGMFESEVERKGINYTVLPHPGIPQKVIGDQRRVRQAMSNLISNAIQHTSGGDITVELWRQPGRSEDGSATIQIAVLDTGSGISQARLETLFQELEQVSAESDNRGLGDGQDTLREVVDETEKQVLGLGLATVSRVVRNMQGQLSVRSEEGKGSRFQITLNFPLPADAASAKDESEIPVHNVVPTAPLQSKEEFVLVDTRSEGRSNGGSDTNSESGKATQKPATSQPSLDETSKLNPETDGLPTQALAPVDQPSETKTESTSPIKEPPSESDPSPLPDTFCVLVAEDDPINSKIIQKRLTKLRHTVRLTVNGEECASAYRADPAQFDAVLMDIQMPIVDGIGSTKMIRQFEQETPPESLSRISRLNGRIPVFAVSASLFEKDAEKYISAGFDGWIMKPINFERLNTLLAGLRDDDVRNSTTYQPGKWENGGWFQGR; this is encoded by the exons ATGGAATCCAATGCTGACCCCACACCCGCGGTGAAGCAAGGTTCTCGCGAGGGTGCCTGTGAGATTGCGCAGTTGGTCCAGGAGGTACCGGCTGCCGACATTTCAGCAAAATATGGCTCAGAGAACGAGGTTAGTCTCGGTGTCGCCGAACGGGTATACCCAATTCGATCAATGGTCTTCGTCGATCCCTCGTCGACTACTGCGTCGTCCGACGATCCGATCTCACCAGTGAGGGGAGCCAGGCAGTATTCGATCATCGATTCACGAACATGGGATCAACTGCAGTCACAACGCAAGTCGGATACAGAAGGTATAGCGCCTTCGATCGAGGCGGCGCAACTGCTGCCCACGGAAGCACCGGGTTCCGGTAGCGAAACCCTTGTCCAGAGCCCCGCCACCCCCACAAACGCGTCGCTCGGTAGCCCAGCGGAGAACAACGGAACGTCGCACTTGGTTACCACTCGATTTAAGCACGTCGAAACAGACGATGGCCACGCTGTTCTCACCGGTAGAACAGTCGATTCCTTCCGGGCTTGCGAAGATGAACCGATTCACATCCCCGGCGCAATTCAAACCTTTGGTGCGATGTTGGCCTTGCGCGAGGAGTCGGAAGGAAAACTAGTAGTTCGCGTGGTCAGTGAGAACTCAGAAAGTATCCTTGGCTACTCGCCCCACAGTCTCTTTGCATTGGAAAACTTTTGTGACATCCTCGATGAGGACCAGACGGAAACCCTCTTGGATCATGTTGACTTTATCCGTGATGAAGCGTACGACCCTAGTGCCGATGGCCCCGAAGTGTTCATTATGTCCGTCACTAACCCAGCTGGCCAAGCGGTGCGGCTCTGGTGCGCCATCCATGTCAATTCCGCTAATCCCGGCCTGATCATCTGCGAGTtcgagctggaggatgatcgTATCAATCCAATCAGCGGCTCCAGCGGGCCATCCCCCTCGGTGCCAGTTGATACCCTGGGTGTTGAATTCACCCCGGAACAGTTCGCGGAAagcaccatcaacatcagcCAGCCATTACGGTTGCTGCGGAACGCGCGTAGGCGAAAGGGCGAAGCCGCCGCAATGGAGGTTTTCAGCATTGTCAGCCAGGTCCAGGAACAGATGAATCGCGCCGAGACATTGGATCTGCTGCTTAACACCACTGTGGGGATCGTTAAAGAGCTGACAGGATTTCATCGAATCCTAATTTATCAGTTTGATAGCCAATGTAACGGCGTTGTGGTGGCCGAATTGGTTGATCCGAGGGTCACCGTAGATCTGTACAAGGGCTTACATTTTCCCGCCTCTGATATTCCCAAGCAAGCTCGAGATCTATACCGGATCAACCGTGTCCGCTTGCTTTATGACCGCGAGCAAGTGACAGCACGCTTGGTTTGCCGCACTACGGAAGATTTGGAGCGACCACTAGATATGACACACGCATACCTGCGTGCCATGTCGCCAATTCACCTGAAATATTTGGCCAATATGGAAGTGCGTGCCTCGATGTCGATTAGCATCAACGGCCCTAACGAGCTGTGGGGATTGATTTCTTGCCATTCCTACGACACTGGCATGAGAGTCTCGTTCCCACTCCGAAAGATGTGTCGACTGATTGGGGAAACATTGGCGCGCAACATCGAGCGTGTCTCATATGCATCGCGTCTGCAAGCCCGCAAACTGATCAACACTGTGCCAACTGATGCCAATCCGTCAGGGTATATCGTTGCTTCATCCGACGATTTGCTTAAGCTGTTTGATGCCGATTTTGGTGCCCTATCGATCCGCGACGAGACCAAGATATTGGGTGGGTCGACCCATCAGGAGATGTTGGCTTTGCTGGAATATCTTCGAATGCGCCGGATTAACTCTGTGCTCGCGTCGCACAACATCAGGAAAGATTTCACCGACCTTAAATACCCCCCGGGGTTCAAATGTATCTCTGGACTGCTTTATGTTCCTCTGTCCGCTGATGGCACGGATTTCATGGCTTTTTTCCGGCGGGGCCGACTGACTGAAATCAAGTGGGGTGGCAATCCCTAtgaacagaaggagaagatcggtAGGCTCGAACCACGACAGAGCTTTCAGATCTGGAAAGAAACCGTCCTGGATCAGTCTCGAGAGTGGACGGACTCAGATGTGGAAACCGCAGCCGTTTTATGTTTGGTGTACGGCAAGTTCATTAAAGTATGGCGTCAGAACGAGGAGGCCATGCATGGCTCACAGTTGACTAAGCTTCTTCTGGCAAACTCCGCCCATGAGGTGCGGACTCCCTTGAACGCGGTCGTTAATTATCTGGAGATTGCATTAGAAGGTGCGCTGGATAAGGAAACTAGGGATAATCTGACAAAATCGTACTCCGCGTCGAAGTCCTTGATCTACGTTATTAACGACCTACTCGACCTGACAAACACGGAAAAGGGCCAGGATCTCATCAAGGACGAGCCCTTTGACCTTGAGGCCACCTTCAAGGAAGCGACTGGCATGTTTGAGAGCGAAGTGGAACGGAAAGGGATCAACTATACTGTTTTGCCACACCCTGGCATCCCTCAAAAAGTTATCGGGGATCAAAGACGTGTGCGGCAGGCCATGTCCAATCTTATTTCGAACGCGATTCAGCATACATCTGGTGGTGATATCACTGTCGAACTCTGGCGCCAGCCGGGCCGTTCAGAGGACGGATCTGCAACAATACAAATTGCAGTTCTTGACACGGGATCGGGTATATCACAAGCTCGACTTGAGACCTTGTTCCAGGAGCTCGAACAGGTTTCCGCAGAGAGCGATAACCGTGGCCTGGGAGATGGACAGGATACTTTACGCGAAGTCGTAGATGAGACAGAAAAGCAGGTtttgggattggggttgGCGACTGTCTCTCGCGTCGTACGTAATATGCAAGGGCAACTCAGTGTCCGTTCGGAGGAAGGCAAAGGGAGCCGGTTCCAGATCACACTGAATTTCCCTCTGCCGGCCGATGCCGCCTCTGCCAAAGACGAGTCCGAAATCCCTGTTCACAACGTTGTACCGACGGCCCCGTTACAGTCGAAAGAAGAGTTTGTGTTGGTTGATACTCGCTCCGAGGGACGTAGCAATGGCGGAAGTGACACCAACAGCGAAAGTGGGAAGGCTACACAGAAACCTGCTACGTCACAGCCAAGCCTGGATGAAACATCCAAACTTAACCCAGAGACCGACGGCCTACCAACACAGGCACTTGCACCAGTTGACCAGCCCTCAGAGACGAAGACGGAATCCACATCCCCGATCAAAGAACCTCCCTCGGAATCTGATCCGTCTCCTCTACCTGATACTTTCTGTGTCCTGGTCGCGGAAGACGACCCGATCAATAGCAAAATTATACAGAAACGACTCACTAAACTACGCCACACTGTACGCCTAACCGTTAATGGCGAAGAGTGTGCAAGCGCCTACCGTGCGGACCCTGCTCAATTTGATGCGGTCTTAATGGACATACAG ATGCCAATTGTTGATGGTATAGGGTCCACTAAGATGATCCGTCAATTTGAGCAGGAAACCCCGCCAGAATCACTGTCAAGAATCTCTAGATTGAACGGCCGAATACCCGTTTTCGCCGTCTCAGCGTCGCTTTTTGAGAAGGACGCAGAAAAATACATTTCTGCAGGCTTCGACGGCTGGATCATGAAGCCGATCAACTTTGAACGGTTGAACACCCTTCTTGCCGGCCTCCGCGATGATGACGTCCGCAATAGCACTACCTACCAACCCGGTAAATGGGAGAATGGTGGCTGGTTTCAAGGGCGCTAA
- a CDS encoding RTA1 domain-containing protein (predicted protein), which produces MIEDYLHKGCHALVKGVNPAYGYQPSLAAGIVFCVLFGTSMVAHTAQSFWSRKWWCLLFAIGCLTEVLGWAARTWSAECPYQTDAFLMQISTLIIGPTFFTAGIYVLLGQLIALLGPESSILRPSWYLWIFCTCDIVSLVVQAVGGGMASSAASEVDGDTAPGTNTMVAGIVFQMAAITAFAFCGIDFLVRCRRPQLRARFTPRMRLLVLATTFFVVCIYVRSIYRTIELLEGWSGYLITREWFFIGLDGIPMVLAVVVFNIFHPYWLLPREKEARKAESWVSLTRPENEYPRPQSTTSNRYTRYPSPNSTPNRPPLLKDLTRSLIRESLNI; this is translated from the exons ATGATTGAGGATTATCTTCACAAAGGCTGCCATGCCCTGGTGAAGGGTGTGAACCCAGCATACGGGTACCAGCCCTCACTAGCAGCAGGCATCGTGTTCTGTGTGCTGTTTGGAACATCCATGGTGGCTCACACAGCACAGTCGTTTTGGTCTAGGAAGTGGTGGTGCTTACTATTTGCCATAGGATGCTTGA CGGAGGTTTTAGGATGGGCAGCACGGACGTGGTCAGCAGAGTGCCCGTATCAAACGGACGCCTTCTTGATGCAAATATCAACGCTAATTATCG GCCCGACATTTTTCACCGCCGGGATATACGTTCTTCTCGGCCAGCTCATCGCTCTTCTGGGTCCGGAAAGTTCTATCCTTCGCCCCAGCTGGTATCTCTGGATATTTTGCACATGTGACATCGTCTCGTTGGTTGTTCAGGCAGTGGGTGGTGGAATGGCCTCCTCCGCGGCAAGTGAAGTGGACGGAGACACTGCCCCGGGGACGAACACAATGGTGGCCGGTATCGTATTCCAGATGGCCGCCATCACAGCATTTGCCTTCTGCGGTATCGACTTTCTCGTTCGATGTCGTAGACCTCAACTTCGTGCCCGGTTCACCCCGCGAATGCGTCTGTTAGTGTTGGCGACGACATTCTTTGTGGTATGTATCTACGTGCGAAGTATCTACCGTACAATCGAACTGTTGGAAGGCTGGTCGGGATATCTGATCACACGGGAATGGTTCTTCATTGGCCTTGATGGGATCCCTATGGTACTTGCAGTTGTTGTGTTCAACATCTTTCATCCCTATTGGTTACTGCCCAGGGAGAAAGAGGCCAGAAAGGCGGAGTCGTGGGTTTCTCTAACACGTCCTG AAAATGAATACCCAAGACCCcaatccaccacctcaaATCGGTATACAAGATATCCTAGCCCTAACA GCACGCCAAACCGTCCACCATTATTAAAAGACCTCACTCGGTCTCTTATACGAGA ATCTCTCAATATATAA